Proteins from a single region of Carettochelys insculpta isolate YL-2023 chromosome 17, ASM3395843v1, whole genome shotgun sequence:
- the CBFA2T2 gene encoding protein CBFA2T2 isoform X4, protein MVGIPGAFQFAGEKRVPVMPGSPVEVKIQSRSSPPSMPPLPPVNPGGPRPVSFTPTALPNGINHSPPTLNGAPSPPQRFSNGPASSSSSSLTNQQLPATCGARQLSKLKRFLTTLQQFGNDISPEIGEKVRTLVLALVNSTVTIEEFHCKLQEATNFPLRPFVIPFLKANLPLLQRELLHCARAAKQTPSQYLAQHEHILLNTNTTSPADSSELLMEVNGNGKRHSPDRREENSFERDPLPSEPPAKRVCTISPAPRHSPALALPLLNPAGQFHPTPPPLQHYTLEDIATSHLYRDPTKLLEQRDLRDRHSNLGLNGGYQDELVDHRLTEREWADEWKHLDHALNCIMEMVEKTRRSMAVLRRCQEADREELNYWKRRYSESAETRKGGSEFISRQHSPGSADSISSDSQRDFSSRSGTGYVTEEIWKKAEEAVNEVKRQAMSEVQKAVAEAEQKAFEMIASERARMEQTIADAKRQATEDAFLVINEQEESTESCWNCGRKASETCSGCNIARYCGSFCQHKDWERHHRICGQGLHSQAKPLSLPAGRLVAAAVKTVEGVPSPALEKTSATTSRSSTPASVTAIDTNGL, encoded by the exons TTGCTGGTGAGAAGAGGGTGCCAGTGATGCCTGGATCTCCTGTGGAAGTGAAGATACAGTCAAGGTCTTCTCCTCCAAGCATGCCTCCCTTGCCACCTGTGAACCCTGGCGGACCTCGGCCTGTGTCGTTCACTCCTACAGCAT TGCCCAATGGGATTAACCATTCCCCCCCAACACTGAATGGGGcaccctctccaccccagagatTCAGCAATGGTCCTGCCTCATCATCTTCATCCTCACTCACCAATCAGCAACTCCCAGCAACCTGTGGGGCCCGGCAGCTCAGCAAACTCAAGCGTTTCCTGACCACCCTTCAGCAGTTCGGCAATGACATTTCACCAGAGATCGGGGAGAAGGTCCGGACGCTCGTCCTAGCCCTAGTG AACTCTACGGTGACAATTGAGGAATTTCACTGCAAGCTCCAGGAGGCCACCAACTTCCCTCTTCGTCCCTTCGTGATTCCGTTTCTGAAG GCCAACCTTCCTTTGCTGCAGAGGGAATTGCTGCACTGCGCCCGGGCTGCCAAGCAAACGCCTTCCCAGTACTTGGCCCAGCATGAGCACATCCTGCTGAACACAAACACCACGTCCCCTGCCGACTCCTCTGAGCTGCTGATGGAGGTGAATGGAAATGGGAAGAGACATAGCCCAGACAG aagagaagagaatagTTTTGAGAGAGACCCGCTCCCGTCAGAGCCACCTGCCAAGAGAGTGTGCACCATCAGTCCTGCTCCAcggcacagccctgccctggccttgcCGCTTCTGAACCCCGCCGGGCAGTTCCATccaaccccgcccccactccaGCACTACACCTTGGAAGACATCGCAACTTCCCACCTGTACAGAGACCCCACCAAGCTCTTGGAACAGAGGGACTTGCGGGACAGACATAGCAACCTGG GTTTAAACGGAGGCTACCAGGATGAGCTTGTGGACCATCGCTTAACAGAGAGAGAGTGGGCTGATGAGTGGAAGCATCTCGATCAC GCTTTGAATTGCATCATGGAAATGGTGGAGAAGACTAGACGCTCCATGGCTGTTCTGCGGCGCTGTCAGGAAGCTGACCGGGAAGAGCTCAACTACTGGAAGAGGCGGTACAGCGAGAGTGCAGAGACGAGAAAGGGAGGGAGCGAATTCATCTCGAGGCAGCACAGTCCTGGGAGTGCAGACTCCATCAGCAGTG ATTCTCAGCGAGACTTCAGCAGCAGGTCAGGGACGGGCTATGTTACTGAAGAGATCTGGAAAAAAGCTG aagaagccgtGAATGAAGTAAAGCGCCAGGCCATGTCTGAGGTGCAAAAAGCTGTGGCGGAAGCAGAGCAGAAGGCATTTGAAATGATTGCATCTGAGAGGGCTCGCATGGAACAAACTATTGCGGATGCAAAGCGCCAAGCTACTGAGGATGCGTTCCTAGTCATTAATGAGCAGGAAGAGTCTACAGAG AGCTGTTGGAACTGCGGTCGCAAAGCCAGTGAGACATGCAGTGGATGCAACATTGCCCGGTATTGTGGCTCCTTCTGCCAGCACAAAGACTGGGAGAGACATCATCGGATCTGCGGACAAGGGTTACACAGCCAGGCCAagcccctttccctgcctgcagggcggctggtggcagctgctgtCAAGACAGTCGAGGGGGTTCCAAGTCCCGCCCTCGAGAAGACCTCTGCAACGACCTCCCGATCTTCTACCCCAGCCTCCGTGACAGCAATAGACACTAATGGACTCTAA
- the CBFA2T2 gene encoding protein CBFA2T2 isoform X1 codes for MVGIPGAFQCDQTVRSLLKVPVTWKEPTSCTTLSKEAALPDVAGEKRVPVMPGSPVEVKIQSRSSPPSMPPLPPVNPGGPRPVSFTPTALPNGINHSPPTLNGAPSPPQRFSNGPASSSSSSLTNQQLPATCGARQLSKLKRFLTTLQQFGNDISPEIGEKVRTLVLALVNSTVTIEEFHCKLQEATNFPLRPFVIPFLKANLPLLQRELLHCARAAKQTPSQYLAQHEHILLNTNTTSPADSSELLMEVNGNGKRHSPDRREENSFERDPLPSEPPAKRVCTISPAPRHSPALALPLLNPAGQFHPTPPPLQHYTLEDIATSHLYRDPTKLLEQRDLRDRHSNLGLNGGYQDELVDHRLTEREWADEWKHLDHALNCIMEMVEKTRRSMAVLRRCQEADREELNYWKRRYSESAETRKGGSEFISRQHSPGSADSISSDSQRDFSSRSGTGYVTEEIWKKAEEAVNEVKRQAMSEVQKAVAEAEQKAFEMIASERARMEQTIADAKRQATEDAFLVINEQEESTESCWNCGRKASETCSGCNIARYCGSFCQHKDWERHHRICGQGLHSQAKPLSLPAGRLVAAAVKTVEGVPSPALEKTSATTSRSSTPASVTAIDTNGL; via the exons TTGCTGGTGAGAAGAGGGTGCCAGTGATGCCTGGATCTCCTGTGGAAGTGAAGATACAGTCAAGGTCTTCTCCTCCAAGCATGCCTCCCTTGCCACCTGTGAACCCTGGCGGACCTCGGCCTGTGTCGTTCACTCCTACAGCAT TGCCCAATGGGATTAACCATTCCCCCCCAACACTGAATGGGGcaccctctccaccccagagatTCAGCAATGGTCCTGCCTCATCATCTTCATCCTCACTCACCAATCAGCAACTCCCAGCAACCTGTGGGGCCCGGCAGCTCAGCAAACTCAAGCGTTTCCTGACCACCCTTCAGCAGTTCGGCAATGACATTTCACCAGAGATCGGGGAGAAGGTCCGGACGCTCGTCCTAGCCCTAGTG AACTCTACGGTGACAATTGAGGAATTTCACTGCAAGCTCCAGGAGGCCACCAACTTCCCTCTTCGTCCCTTCGTGATTCCGTTTCTGAAG GCCAACCTTCCTTTGCTGCAGAGGGAATTGCTGCACTGCGCCCGGGCTGCCAAGCAAACGCCTTCCCAGTACTTGGCCCAGCATGAGCACATCCTGCTGAACACAAACACCACGTCCCCTGCCGACTCCTCTGAGCTGCTGATGGAGGTGAATGGAAATGGGAAGAGACATAGCCCAGACAG aagagaagagaatagTTTTGAGAGAGACCCGCTCCCGTCAGAGCCACCTGCCAAGAGAGTGTGCACCATCAGTCCTGCTCCAcggcacagccctgccctggccttgcCGCTTCTGAACCCCGCCGGGCAGTTCCATccaaccccgcccccactccaGCACTACACCTTGGAAGACATCGCAACTTCCCACCTGTACAGAGACCCCACCAAGCTCTTGGAACAGAGGGACTTGCGGGACAGACATAGCAACCTGG GTTTAAACGGAGGCTACCAGGATGAGCTTGTGGACCATCGCTTAACAGAGAGAGAGTGGGCTGATGAGTGGAAGCATCTCGATCAC GCTTTGAATTGCATCATGGAAATGGTGGAGAAGACTAGACGCTCCATGGCTGTTCTGCGGCGCTGTCAGGAAGCTGACCGGGAAGAGCTCAACTACTGGAAGAGGCGGTACAGCGAGAGTGCAGAGACGAGAAAGGGAGGGAGCGAATTCATCTCGAGGCAGCACAGTCCTGGGAGTGCAGACTCCATCAGCAGTG ATTCTCAGCGAGACTTCAGCAGCAGGTCAGGGACGGGCTATGTTACTGAAGAGATCTGGAAAAAAGCTG aagaagccgtGAATGAAGTAAAGCGCCAGGCCATGTCTGAGGTGCAAAAAGCTGTGGCGGAAGCAGAGCAGAAGGCATTTGAAATGATTGCATCTGAGAGGGCTCGCATGGAACAAACTATTGCGGATGCAAAGCGCCAAGCTACTGAGGATGCGTTCCTAGTCATTAATGAGCAGGAAGAGTCTACAGAG AGCTGTTGGAACTGCGGTCGCAAAGCCAGTGAGACATGCAGTGGATGCAACATTGCCCGGTATTGTGGCTCCTTCTGCCAGCACAAAGACTGGGAGAGACATCATCGGATCTGCGGACAAGGGTTACACAGCCAGGCCAagcccctttccctgcctgcagggcggctggtggcagctgctgtCAAGACAGTCGAGGGGGTTCCAAGTCCCGCCCTCGAGAAGACCTCTGCAACGACCTCCCGATCTTCTACCCCAGCCTCCGTGACAGCAATAGACACTAATGGACTCTAA
- the CBFA2T2 gene encoding protein CBFA2T2 isoform X5, with the protein MPGSPVEVKIQSRSSPPSMPPLPPVNPGGPRPVSFTPTALPNGINHSPPTLNGAPSPPQRFSNGPASSSSSSLTNQQLPATCGARQLSKLKRFLTTLQQFGNDISPEIGEKVRTLVLALVNSTVTIEEFHCKLQEATNFPLRPFVIPFLKANLPLLQRELLHCARAAKQTPSQYLAQHEHILLNTNTTSPADSSELLMEVNGNGKRHSPDRREENSFERDPLPSEPPAKRVCTISPAPRHSPALALPLLNPAGQFHPTPPPLQHYTLEDIATSHLYRDPTKLLEQRDLRDRHSNLGLNGGYQDELVDHRLTEREWADEWKHLDHALNCIMEMVEKTRRSMAVLRRCQEADREELNYWKRRYSESAETRKGGSEFISRQHSPGSADSISSDSQRDFSSRSGTGYVTEEIWKKAEEAVNEVKRQAMSEVQKAVAEAEQKAFEMIASERARMEQTIADAKRQATEDAFLVINEQEESTESCWNCGRKASETCSGCNIARYCGSFCQHKDWERHHRICGQGLHSQAKPLSLPAGRLVAAAVKTVEGVPSPALEKTSATTSRSSTPASVTAIDTNGL; encoded by the exons ATGCCTGGATCTCCTGTGGAAGTGAAGATACAGTCAAGGTCTTCTCCTCCAAGCATGCCTCCCTTGCCACCTGTGAACCCTGGCGGACCTCGGCCTGTGTCGTTCACTCCTACAGCAT TGCCCAATGGGATTAACCATTCCCCCCCAACACTGAATGGGGcaccctctccaccccagagatTCAGCAATGGTCCTGCCTCATCATCTTCATCCTCACTCACCAATCAGCAACTCCCAGCAACCTGTGGGGCCCGGCAGCTCAGCAAACTCAAGCGTTTCCTGACCACCCTTCAGCAGTTCGGCAATGACATTTCACCAGAGATCGGGGAGAAGGTCCGGACGCTCGTCCTAGCCCTAGTG AACTCTACGGTGACAATTGAGGAATTTCACTGCAAGCTCCAGGAGGCCACCAACTTCCCTCTTCGTCCCTTCGTGATTCCGTTTCTGAAG GCCAACCTTCCTTTGCTGCAGAGGGAATTGCTGCACTGCGCCCGGGCTGCCAAGCAAACGCCTTCCCAGTACTTGGCCCAGCATGAGCACATCCTGCTGAACACAAACACCACGTCCCCTGCCGACTCCTCTGAGCTGCTGATGGAGGTGAATGGAAATGGGAAGAGACATAGCCCAGACAG aagagaagagaatagTTTTGAGAGAGACCCGCTCCCGTCAGAGCCACCTGCCAAGAGAGTGTGCACCATCAGTCCTGCTCCAcggcacagccctgccctggccttgcCGCTTCTGAACCCCGCCGGGCAGTTCCATccaaccccgcccccactccaGCACTACACCTTGGAAGACATCGCAACTTCCCACCTGTACAGAGACCCCACCAAGCTCTTGGAACAGAGGGACTTGCGGGACAGACATAGCAACCTGG GTTTAAACGGAGGCTACCAGGATGAGCTTGTGGACCATCGCTTAACAGAGAGAGAGTGGGCTGATGAGTGGAAGCATCTCGATCAC GCTTTGAATTGCATCATGGAAATGGTGGAGAAGACTAGACGCTCCATGGCTGTTCTGCGGCGCTGTCAGGAAGCTGACCGGGAAGAGCTCAACTACTGGAAGAGGCGGTACAGCGAGAGTGCAGAGACGAGAAAGGGAGGGAGCGAATTCATCTCGAGGCAGCACAGTCCTGGGAGTGCAGACTCCATCAGCAGTG ATTCTCAGCGAGACTTCAGCAGCAGGTCAGGGACGGGCTATGTTACTGAAGAGATCTGGAAAAAAGCTG aagaagccgtGAATGAAGTAAAGCGCCAGGCCATGTCTGAGGTGCAAAAAGCTGTGGCGGAAGCAGAGCAGAAGGCATTTGAAATGATTGCATCTGAGAGGGCTCGCATGGAACAAACTATTGCGGATGCAAAGCGCCAAGCTACTGAGGATGCGTTCCTAGTCATTAATGAGCAGGAAGAGTCTACAGAG AGCTGTTGGAACTGCGGTCGCAAAGCCAGTGAGACATGCAGTGGATGCAACATTGCCCGGTATTGTGGCTCCTTCTGCCAGCACAAAGACTGGGAGAGACATCATCGGATCTGCGGACAAGGGTTACACAGCCAGGCCAagcccctttccctgcctgcagggcggctggtggcagctgctgtCAAGACAGTCGAGGGGGTTCCAAGTCCCGCCCTCGAGAAGACCTCTGCAACGACCTCCCGATCTTCTACCCCAGCCTCCGTGACAGCAATAGACACTAATGGACTCTAA
- the CBFA2T2 gene encoding protein CBFA2T2 isoform X3 produces the protein MVGIPGAFQCDQTVRSLLKVPVTWKEPTSCTTLSKEAALPDVAGEKRVPVMPGSPVEVKIQSRSSPPSMPPLPPVNPGGPRPVSFTPTALPNGINHSPPTLNGAPSPPQRFSNGPASSSSSSLTNQQLPATCGARQLSKLKRFLTTLQQFGNDISPEIGEKVRTLVLALVNSTVTIEEFHCKLQEATNFPLRPFVIPFLKANLPLLQRELLHCARAAKQTPSQYLAQHEHILLNTNTTSPADSSELLMEVNGNGKRHSPDRREENSFERDPLPSEPPAKRVCTISPAPRHSPALALPLLNPAGQFHPTPPPLQHYTLEDIATSHLYRDPTKLLEQRDLRDRHSNLGLNGGYQDELVDHRLTEREWADEWKHLDHALNCIMEMVEKTRRSMAVLRRCQEADREELNYWKRRYSESAETRKGGSEFISRQHSPGSADSISSEEAVNEVKRQAMSEVQKAVAEAEQKAFEMIASERARMEQTIADAKRQATEDAFLVINEQEESTESCWNCGRKASETCSGCNIARYCGSFCQHKDWERHHRICGQGLHSQAKPLSLPAGRLVAAAVKTVEGVPSPALEKTSATTSRSSTPASVTAIDTNGL, from the exons TTGCTGGTGAGAAGAGGGTGCCAGTGATGCCTGGATCTCCTGTGGAAGTGAAGATACAGTCAAGGTCTTCTCCTCCAAGCATGCCTCCCTTGCCACCTGTGAACCCTGGCGGACCTCGGCCTGTGTCGTTCACTCCTACAGCAT TGCCCAATGGGATTAACCATTCCCCCCCAACACTGAATGGGGcaccctctccaccccagagatTCAGCAATGGTCCTGCCTCATCATCTTCATCCTCACTCACCAATCAGCAACTCCCAGCAACCTGTGGGGCCCGGCAGCTCAGCAAACTCAAGCGTTTCCTGACCACCCTTCAGCAGTTCGGCAATGACATTTCACCAGAGATCGGGGAGAAGGTCCGGACGCTCGTCCTAGCCCTAGTG AACTCTACGGTGACAATTGAGGAATTTCACTGCAAGCTCCAGGAGGCCACCAACTTCCCTCTTCGTCCCTTCGTGATTCCGTTTCTGAAG GCCAACCTTCCTTTGCTGCAGAGGGAATTGCTGCACTGCGCCCGGGCTGCCAAGCAAACGCCTTCCCAGTACTTGGCCCAGCATGAGCACATCCTGCTGAACACAAACACCACGTCCCCTGCCGACTCCTCTGAGCTGCTGATGGAGGTGAATGGAAATGGGAAGAGACATAGCCCAGACAG aagagaagagaatagTTTTGAGAGAGACCCGCTCCCGTCAGAGCCACCTGCCAAGAGAGTGTGCACCATCAGTCCTGCTCCAcggcacagccctgccctggccttgcCGCTTCTGAACCCCGCCGGGCAGTTCCATccaaccccgcccccactccaGCACTACACCTTGGAAGACATCGCAACTTCCCACCTGTACAGAGACCCCACCAAGCTCTTGGAACAGAGGGACTTGCGGGACAGACATAGCAACCTGG GTTTAAACGGAGGCTACCAGGATGAGCTTGTGGACCATCGCTTAACAGAGAGAGAGTGGGCTGATGAGTGGAAGCATCTCGATCAC GCTTTGAATTGCATCATGGAAATGGTGGAGAAGACTAGACGCTCCATGGCTGTTCTGCGGCGCTGTCAGGAAGCTGACCGGGAAGAGCTCAACTACTGGAAGAGGCGGTACAGCGAGAGTGCAGAGACGAGAAAGGGAGGGAGCGAATTCATCTCGAGGCAGCACAGTCCTGGGAGTGCAGACTCCATCAGCAGTG aagaagccgtGAATGAAGTAAAGCGCCAGGCCATGTCTGAGGTGCAAAAAGCTGTGGCGGAAGCAGAGCAGAAGGCATTTGAAATGATTGCATCTGAGAGGGCTCGCATGGAACAAACTATTGCGGATGCAAAGCGCCAAGCTACTGAGGATGCGTTCCTAGTCATTAATGAGCAGGAAGAGTCTACAGAG AGCTGTTGGAACTGCGGTCGCAAAGCCAGTGAGACATGCAGTGGATGCAACATTGCCCGGTATTGTGGCTCCTTCTGCCAGCACAAAGACTGGGAGAGACATCATCGGATCTGCGGACAAGGGTTACACAGCCAGGCCAagcccctttccctgcctgcagggcggctggtggcagctgctgtCAAGACAGTCGAGGGGGTTCCAAGTCCCGCCCTCGAGAAGACCTCTGCAACGACCTCCCGATCTTCTACCCCAGCCTCCGTGACAGCAATAGACACTAATGGACTCTAA
- the CBFA2T2 gene encoding protein CBFA2T2 isoform X2, with translation MVGIPGAFQCDQTVRSLLKVPVTWKEPTSCTTLSKEAALPDVAGEKRVPVMPGSPVEVKIQSRSSPPSMPPLPPVNPGGPRPVSFTPTALPNGINHSPPTLNGAPSPPQRFSNGPASSSSSSLTNQQLPATCGARQLSKLKRFLTTLQQFGNDISPEIGEKVRTLVLALVNSTVTIEEFHCKLQEATNFPLRPFVIPFLKANLPLLQRELLHCARAAKQTPSQYLAQHEHILLNTNTTSPADSSELLMEVNGNGKRHSPDRREENSFERDPLPSEPPAKRVCTISPAPRHSPALALPLLNPAGQFHPTPPPLQHYTLEDIATSHLYRDPTKLLEQRDLRDRHSNLGLNGGYQDELVDHRLTEREWADEWKHLDHALNCIMEMVEKTRRSMAVLRRCQEADREELNYWKRRYSESAETRKGGSEFISRQHSPGSADSISSDSQRDFSSRSGTGYVTEEIWKKAEAVNEVKRQAMSEVQKAVAEAEQKAFEMIASERARMEQTIADAKRQATEDAFLVINEQEESTESCWNCGRKASETCSGCNIARYCGSFCQHKDWERHHRICGQGLHSQAKPLSLPAGRLVAAAVKTVEGVPSPALEKTSATTSRSSTPASVTAIDTNGL, from the exons TTGCTGGTGAGAAGAGGGTGCCAGTGATGCCTGGATCTCCTGTGGAAGTGAAGATACAGTCAAGGTCTTCTCCTCCAAGCATGCCTCCCTTGCCACCTGTGAACCCTGGCGGACCTCGGCCTGTGTCGTTCACTCCTACAGCAT TGCCCAATGGGATTAACCATTCCCCCCCAACACTGAATGGGGcaccctctccaccccagagatTCAGCAATGGTCCTGCCTCATCATCTTCATCCTCACTCACCAATCAGCAACTCCCAGCAACCTGTGGGGCCCGGCAGCTCAGCAAACTCAAGCGTTTCCTGACCACCCTTCAGCAGTTCGGCAATGACATTTCACCAGAGATCGGGGAGAAGGTCCGGACGCTCGTCCTAGCCCTAGTG AACTCTACGGTGACAATTGAGGAATTTCACTGCAAGCTCCAGGAGGCCACCAACTTCCCTCTTCGTCCCTTCGTGATTCCGTTTCTGAAG GCCAACCTTCCTTTGCTGCAGAGGGAATTGCTGCACTGCGCCCGGGCTGCCAAGCAAACGCCTTCCCAGTACTTGGCCCAGCATGAGCACATCCTGCTGAACACAAACACCACGTCCCCTGCCGACTCCTCTGAGCTGCTGATGGAGGTGAATGGAAATGGGAAGAGACATAGCCCAGACAG aagagaagagaatagTTTTGAGAGAGACCCGCTCCCGTCAGAGCCACCTGCCAAGAGAGTGTGCACCATCAGTCCTGCTCCAcggcacagccctgccctggccttgcCGCTTCTGAACCCCGCCGGGCAGTTCCATccaaccccgcccccactccaGCACTACACCTTGGAAGACATCGCAACTTCCCACCTGTACAGAGACCCCACCAAGCTCTTGGAACAGAGGGACTTGCGGGACAGACATAGCAACCTGG GTTTAAACGGAGGCTACCAGGATGAGCTTGTGGACCATCGCTTAACAGAGAGAGAGTGGGCTGATGAGTGGAAGCATCTCGATCAC GCTTTGAATTGCATCATGGAAATGGTGGAGAAGACTAGACGCTCCATGGCTGTTCTGCGGCGCTGTCAGGAAGCTGACCGGGAAGAGCTCAACTACTGGAAGAGGCGGTACAGCGAGAGTGCAGAGACGAGAAAGGGAGGGAGCGAATTCATCTCGAGGCAGCACAGTCCTGGGAGTGCAGACTCCATCAGCAGTG ATTCTCAGCGAGACTTCAGCAGCAGGTCAGGGACGGGCTATGTTACTGAAGAGATCTGGAAAAAAGCTG aagccgtGAATGAAGTAAAGCGCCAGGCCATGTCTGAGGTGCAAAAAGCTGTGGCGGAAGCAGAGCAGAAGGCATTTGAAATGATTGCATCTGAGAGGGCTCGCATGGAACAAACTATTGCGGATGCAAAGCGCCAAGCTACTGAGGATGCGTTCCTAGTCATTAATGAGCAGGAAGAGTCTACAGAG AGCTGTTGGAACTGCGGTCGCAAAGCCAGTGAGACATGCAGTGGATGCAACATTGCCCGGTATTGTGGCTCCTTCTGCCAGCACAAAGACTGGGAGAGACATCATCGGATCTGCGGACAAGGGTTACACAGCCAGGCCAagcccctttccctgcctgcagggcggctggtggcagctgctgtCAAGACAGTCGAGGGGGTTCCAAGTCCCGCCCTCGAGAAGACCTCTGCAACGACCTCCCGATCTTCTACCCCAGCCTCCGTGACAGCAATAGACACTAATGGACTCTAA